The Flavobacterium piscisymbiosum genome includes a region encoding these proteins:
- a CDS encoding MBOAT family O-acyltransferase, translated as MFFNSINFAIFLPIVFFLYWFVTNKSLKLQNILLLASSYFFYACWDWRFLFLLMFSTLLDYYTGLKMSETESKTTKKVWFWLSITINLGFLGVFKYYNFFAESFAAAVSNFGLQVNPWTLKVILPVGISFYTFHGLSYVIDIYKDRIKAEKNFIDYSVFVSFFPLLVAGPIERASHLLPQIKKKRVFDYEQAVDGLRQILWGLFKKVVIADLCAIYVNTVFNNSEDYSGSTLLIGAILFAFQIYGDFSGYSDIAIGTARLFGIDLLRNFAFPYFSRDIAEFWRRWHMSLSTWFRDYLYIPLGGSKGGMWMKIRNTFIIFIVSGFWHGANWTFIIWGFLNALYIMPSIIFNTNRNNLDIVAQGKYFPTFKEFIAIVTTFSLTVFAWIFFRSDSVGHAISIITKIFSKSLFSIPNLSDIGLKPILMILLTAFIIIEWIGREEQFAIAKVGLKLPKAIRWVFYYAIVYFIFYFAGSEQQFIYFQF; from the coding sequence ATGTTTTTTAACTCAATCAATTTCGCAATATTTCTGCCTATAGTATTTTTTCTTTATTGGTTTGTCACAAATAAATCACTTAAACTTCAGAATATTTTACTTTTAGCTTCAAGTTACTTTTTTTATGCTTGTTGGGACTGGAGGTTTTTATTTCTTTTAATGTTTTCTACATTATTAGATTATTACACAGGATTAAAGATGTCAGAGACAGAAAGTAAAACAACTAAAAAAGTTTGGTTTTGGCTCAGTATTACTATTAACCTTGGGTTTTTAGGAGTTTTTAAATATTATAACTTTTTCGCAGAATCATTTGCAGCTGCAGTGTCTAATTTTGGATTACAAGTGAATCCCTGGACATTAAAAGTGATTTTACCAGTTGGTATTTCATTTTATACTTTTCATGGTTTGTCGTATGTAATTGATATTTATAAAGACAGGATCAAAGCCGAAAAGAATTTTATCGATTATTCTGTTTTTGTAAGTTTCTTTCCGTTGCTTGTTGCCGGGCCAATTGAGCGTGCTTCACACTTACTGCCTCAAATTAAGAAAAAAAGAGTTTTCGATTATGAGCAGGCTGTTGATGGTTTAAGACAAATATTGTGGGGATTATTTAAAAAAGTAGTTATAGCAGATTTATGTGCAATTTATGTTAATACCGTTTTTAATAATTCTGAAGATTATTCCGGCAGCACATTGCTTATTGGAGCTATACTTTTTGCATTTCAAATTTATGGTGATTTTTCCGGATACTCAGATATTGCCATAGGAACTGCAAGACTTTTTGGTATTGATTTATTACGAAATTTTGCATTTCCTTATTTCTCAAGAGATATTGCCGAATTTTGGAGAAGATGGCACATGTCATTGTCAACATGGTTTAGAGACTATTTGTATATTCCGTTAGGCGGAAGCAAAGGAGGCATGTGGATGAAAATCAGAAATACTTTTATAATATTTATTGTAAGCGGTTTTTGGCACGGTGCAAACTGGACTTTCATCATTTGGGGCTTTTTAAATGCGCTCTATATTATGCCTTCAATAATTTTTAATACTAATAGAAATAATCTTGATATTGTTGCTCAGGGAAAATATTTTCCAACATTCAAAGAATTTATTGCCATAGTAACAACTTTTAGTTTAACTGTTTTTGCCTGGATCTTTTTTAGATCTGACAGTGTAGGACATGCCATCAGTATTATTACAAAAATATTCTCTAAATCATTATTTTCTATTCCTAATCTCTCCGACATTGGTTTAAAACCTATTTTGATGATATTACTTACCGCATTCATAATTATCGAATGGATTGGTAGAGAAGAGCAATTTGCAATAGCTAAAGTAGGGTTAAAATTACCCAAAGCAATTAGGTGGGTATTTTATTACGCAATTGTATATTTTATATTTTATTTTGCCGGTTCTGAGCAGCAATTTATTTATTTCCAATTTTAA
- a CDS encoding glycoside hydrolase family 97 protein encodes MKKLLLLIFFGIFLNSFAQKKPNSFFTNSEKTIKVGFEMNAKNTPTYTVLYNDKVVLNTSELGIIREDANFYSDLKLIKISDAKKVTDHYSMLQGKRKDISYSANQYIVSLQNSKNEVMEIIFQLSKDGVALRYNFPSTSKELKKIVEEKTAYNFDTSAKAWLQPMSKAKTGWKETNPAYEEHYAMAVPLNTKPAFGEGWVYPALFETNNNWVLISETGLHNKYCGTRLVYNENAKAMQVTFPQKEEIFPNGALNPESELPWITPWRIITIGSLNTITESTLGTDLADPAIKMDISFIKSGLSSWSWVLLKDDSVNYETTHQFIEYASKMNWPYCLIDADWDTKIGDKKMKELVAFAKTKNVKLLVWYNSSGSWNGTEYHPKNKLLTPESRAIEFKRMNDLGIAGIKVDFFGGDGQSMIAYYHDMLKDAADYKLMINLHGATLPRGWQRTYPNLLTTEAVKGYEFITFDQNIANLEPSHCAMLPFARNAFDPMDFTPMALDKIPNIDRKTTPAFELALPVLFLSGIQHIAEIPEGMAKMPAYVVDYLKDIPTNWDDSKFIAGFPGKYIVMARRSGNTWHIVGINGENSPKEIELDLSFVKNQKGFIILEDENGFKQEAISKNKKLTVKIKPNGGFVVKI; translated from the coding sequence ATGAAAAAGCTATTATTACTAATCTTTTTTGGGATTTTTCTCAATTCGTTTGCTCAAAAAAAACCAAATTCATTTTTTACGAATTCTGAGAAGACCATAAAAGTTGGCTTCGAAATGAATGCGAAAAACACTCCAACATATACTGTATTATACAATGATAAAGTTGTACTTAATACATCTGAATTGGGAATTATCCGCGAAGACGCCAATTTCTATTCTGATTTAAAGTTGATTAAAATCTCTGATGCCAAAAAAGTAACTGACCACTACTCGATGCTTCAGGGAAAACGAAAAGATATTTCATACTCGGCCAATCAATATATTGTGAGTCTTCAGAATTCGAAAAATGAAGTTATGGAAATCATTTTTCAACTTTCGAAAGATGGTGTCGCACTTCGATACAATTTCCCTTCAACATCAAAAGAATTGAAAAAGATTGTCGAAGAAAAAACGGCTTATAATTTTGACACTTCGGCGAAAGCCTGGTTACAACCCATGTCGAAAGCAAAAACAGGATGGAAAGAAACGAATCCGGCTTATGAAGAACATTATGCAATGGCCGTTCCTTTGAACACAAAACCAGCATTTGGCGAAGGTTGGGTTTATCCGGCGCTTTTTGAAACCAACAATAATTGGGTTTTGATTTCTGAAACCGGTTTGCACAACAAGTATTGCGGAACACGATTGGTATATAATGAAAATGCGAAGGCAATGCAGGTTACTTTTCCTCAAAAGGAAGAAATTTTCCCGAATGGCGCATTGAATCCGGAATCTGAATTGCCATGGATTACACCTTGGCGCATTATCACAATTGGTTCTTTGAATACGATTACCGAAAGCACTTTAGGAACTGATCTTGCTGATCCTGCTATAAAAATGGATATTTCTTTTATTAAAAGCGGATTATCATCATGGAGTTGGGTTTTATTAAAAGATGACTCTGTAAACTACGAAACTACTCACCAGTTTATTGAATACGCCTCTAAAATGAATTGGCCGTATTGCCTGATTGATGCCGATTGGGATACAAAAATTGGAGATAAAAAAATGAAGGAATTAGTGGCTTTCGCCAAAACCAAAAACGTGAAATTATTGGTTTGGTACAACTCATCCGGTTCCTGGAATGGTACTGAATATCATCCAAAGAATAAATTATTAACACCGGAAAGCAGAGCAATTGAATTTAAAAGAATGAATGATTTAGGTATTGCCGGAATCAAAGTTGATTTCTTTGGAGGTGACGGACAATCGATGATTGCATATTATCACGACATGCTAAAAGATGCTGCCGATTATAAATTGATGATTAATCTACATGGTGCGACTTTACCTCGCGGATGGCAACGTACATACCCAAATTTACTAACTACCGAGGCTGTAAAAGGATATGAATTTATCACTTTCGATCAAAACATTGCCAATCTGGAACCTAGTCATTGTGCGATGCTGCCTTTTGCCAGAAATGCTTTTGACCCAATGGATTTTACTCCAATGGCTCTAGATAAAATTCCGAATATTGATAGAAAAACAACTCCGGCTTTCGAATTGGCTTTACCAGTTTTATTCTTATCAGGGATTCAGCATATTGCTGAGATTCCGGAAGGAATGGCTAAAATGCCAGCTTATGTTGTTGATTATTTAAAAGATATTCCAACAAATTGGGACGACTCAAAATTTATTGCAGGTTTTCCAGGAAAGTACATTGTTATGGCCAGAAGAAGTGGAAACACCTGGCATATTGTGGGGATTAATGGAGAAAATTCTCCTAAAGAAATTGAACTGGATTTGTCTTTTGTAAAGAATCAAAAAGGATTTATTATTCTTGAAGATGAAAATGGTTTTAAACAAGAAGCTATTTCTAAAAACAAAAAACTGACGGTGAAAATAAAACCTAATGGCGGTTTTGTAGTTAAAATATAA
- a CDS encoding ribose-phosphate pyrophosphokinase: MSHLEPEAKIFACSQSVYLAEKIAEQYGIPLGKVTMSTYSDGEFQPSYEESIRGLRVFIVCSTFPTADNLMELLLMIDAAKRASARHITAVMPYFGWARQDRKDKPRVPIGAKLVANLLDAAGATRVMTMDLHADQIQGFFEKPVDHLFASTIFLPYVKSLNLDNLTIASPDMGGSKRAYAYSKFLESDVVICYKQRKAANVIDTMELIGEVKGRNVILVDDMIDTGGTLAKAADLMIEKGALSVRAICTHAILSGDAYEKIENSKLSELIVTDSIPLKKESKKIRVVSCAPLFAEVMHMVHHNNSISGKFIM, translated from the coding sequence ATGTCGCACCTAGAACCAGAAGCTAAAATTTTTGCTTGTTCACAAAGTGTTTATCTTGCAGAAAAAATTGCAGAACAATACGGAATTCCGTTAGGAAAAGTAACGATGTCAACGTATAGCGATGGAGAATTTCAGCCATCATACGAAGAATCAATAAGAGGATTACGCGTTTTTATCGTGTGCTCAACATTTCCAACTGCTGATAATTTGATGGAATTGTTACTAATGATTGATGCAGCAAAACGTGCATCAGCCAGACACATTACAGCTGTTATGCCTTATTTTGGTTGGGCAAGACAAGATAGAAAAGACAAACCAAGAGTTCCGATTGGAGCAAAATTAGTAGCTAATTTATTAGATGCTGCCGGAGCGACAAGAGTAATGACAATGGATTTGCACGCAGATCAAATTCAGGGATTTTTCGAAAAACCGGTAGATCATTTATTTGCATCTACAATCTTTTTACCATACGTAAAAAGTTTAAATTTAGACAATTTAACCATTGCATCTCCGGATATGGGAGGTTCAAAAAGAGCATATGCTTATTCTAAGTTTCTGGAATCAGATGTAGTAATCTGTTACAAACAAAGAAAAGCAGCCAACGTTATCGACACTATGGAGCTAATTGGTGAAGTAAAAGGACGTAACGTAATATTAGTAGACGACATGATCGATACTGGTGGAACATTAGCGAAAGCAGCAGATTTAATGATCGAAAAAGGAGCATTAAGCGTTAGAGCAATTTGTACACACGCCATTTTATCAGGTGACGCATACGAAAAAATCGAAAACTCAAAATTAAGCGAGTTAATAGTTACCGATTCTATTCCGTTAAAGAAAGAATCAAAGAAAATAAGAGTAGTGAGTTGTGCACCTCTTTTTGCCGAAGTTATGCACATGGTGCACCACAACAATTCCATCAGTGGAAAATTTATAATGTAG
- a CDS encoding 50S ribosomal protein L25/general stress protein Ctc, translated as MKSITIKGSERESVGKVSTKALRNAGAVPCVLYGGNQAVHFSADAAAFKNLVYTPNAHTVVIELGKGKSFNAILQDIQVHPVSDKILHIDFFQLFDDKEITMEVPVKVVGTSKGVLAGGVLRLNTRKLKVKALPKDLPDFVEADITPLEMGNKLYVTKVGQPEYKVMHPENTVVAQVRISRAAMKAAQEAAKAAKAPAKGKKK; from the coding sequence ATGAAATCGATTACAATTAAAGGATCAGAAAGAGAAAGCGTGGGCAAAGTGTCAACTAAAGCCTTACGTAATGCTGGAGCGGTTCCTTGCGTGTTATACGGAGGAAATCAAGCAGTACACTTCTCAGCAGACGCTGCAGCGTTCAAAAACTTGGTTTACACTCCAAACGCACACACAGTTGTGATTGAGCTTGGAAAAGGAAAATCATTCAATGCAATTTTACAAGATATCCAGGTTCACCCTGTATCTGACAAAATCTTACACATTGACTTCTTTCAATTATTTGATGACAAAGAAATCACTATGGAGGTTCCTGTAAAAGTTGTAGGTACATCAAAAGGTGTTCTTGCAGGTGGTGTTTTACGTTTGAACACTCGTAAATTAAAAGTTAAAGCTTTACCTAAAGATCTTCCTGATTTTGTTGAAGCTGACATTACTCCACTTGAAATGGGTAACAAATTATATGTTACTAAAGTTGGTCAACCAGAATACAAAGTTATGCACCCAGAGAACACAGTTGTTGCTCAGGTAAGAATTTCTCGTGCTGCTATGAAAGCTGCTCAAGAAGCTGCAAAAGCTGCAAAAGCTCCTGCAAAAGGAAAGAAAAAATAA
- the pth gene encoding aminoacyl-tRNA hydrolase, with protein sequence MIKWINKLFSSTQKEENIDNMKPEVHEHPKNNIKNVSKKYLIVGLGNIGAEYVNTRHNIGFKVLDFLAKKEGLSFETVKLGALAEYKFKGRSFFLLKPNTYMNLSGKAVKYWMDKENIPLENILVITDDLNLSFGTIRIKPKGSDGGHNGLKNINLVLNTQNYTRFRFGISDQFKKGQQIDYVLGEWDEEEKAKLPERLEISSEIIKTFGTAGLENTMTTFNGK encoded by the coding sequence ATGATAAAATGGATAAACAAACTGTTTTCATCAACACAAAAAGAAGAGAACATAGACAATATGAAACCGGAGGTTCACGAACACCCAAAAAACAATATAAAAAACGTGAGTAAAAAATATTTAATCGTAGGACTTGGTAATATTGGAGCCGAATACGTAAATACACGACATAATATAGGATTCAAAGTCCTGGACTTTTTAGCTAAAAAAGAAGGACTTTCATTCGAAACCGTAAAACTCGGCGCTTTGGCCGAATATAAATTCAAAGGAAGATCTTTCTTCTTGCTTAAGCCAAACACTTACATGAATTTAAGCGGCAAGGCGGTAAAATACTGGATGGACAAGGAAAATATACCTTTAGAGAATATTCTGGTCATTACAGACGATTTAAACCTGTCATTCGGAACCATTCGCATCAAGCCAAAAGGAAGCGACGGAGGTCATAATGGTTTAAAGAATATCAACTTGGTTTTAAACACTCAAAACTACACCCGTTTTAGATTTGGTATCAGCGATCAGTTCAAAAAAGGACAGCAAATCGATTACGTTTTAGGAGAATGGGACGAAGAAGAAAAAGCAAAATTACCCGAACGTTTAGAAATTTCTTCAGAAATTATTAAAACATTTGGGACCGCCGGTTTAGAAAATACAATGACTACGTTTAACGGAAAGTAA
- a CDS encoding superoxide dismutase: MAFELPQLPYAYDALEPHIDARTMEIHHTKHHNAYTTNLNAAIAGTDLEGKTIENILINLDKTNAAVRNNGGGFYNHNLFWTVMSPNGGGLPTGDLLAAIEDSFGTFEEFKAKFAKAGATQFGSGWAWLTVKKGGKLEVVGTPNQDNPLMPEVAGNGGTPILGMDVWEHAYYLNYQNRRPDYIEAFFSVINWTEVARRFALDK, from the coding sequence ATGGCTTTTGAATTACCACAATTACCTTATGCATATGATGCATTAGAACCACATATTGATGCTCGTACAATGGAAATCCATCATACAAAGCACCACAATGCTTACACAACAAATCTAAACGCTGCAATTGCAGGAACAGATTTAGAAGGTAAGACAATCGAAAATATCTTAATCAATTTAGATAAAACAAACGCAGCAGTTCGTAACAATGGTGGAGGTTTTTACAACCACAATTTATTCTGGACTGTAATGTCTCCAAACGGTGGCGGATTACCAACAGGTGATTTATTAGCTGCAATCGAAGATTCTTTTGGAACTTTCGAAGAGTTTAAAGCAAAATTTGCTAAAGCCGGAGCAACACAATTTGGTTCAGGATGGGCTTGGTTAACAGTAAAAAAAGGTGGTAAACTAGAAGTTGTAGGTACTCCAAATCAAGATAATCCATTAATGCCGGAAGTTGCTGGTAACGGTGGAACTCCAATCTTAGGAATGGATGTTTGGGAGCACGCTTACTACTTAAACTACCAAAACAGAAGACCGGATTATATTGAAGCTTTCTTCAGTGTAATTAACTGGACAGAAGTTGCAAGAAGATTCGCTTTAGATAAATAG
- a CDS encoding amidophosphoribosyltransferase, producing the protein MSDALKHECGIALVRLLKPLEYYKEKYGTAFYGIQKMYLMMEKQHNRGQDGAGFASIKLDVEPGQRYISRVRSNHSQPIQDVFKQINERISEELKAKPEIGDDVQKIKSEIPYVGELFLGHVRYGTFGKNSIESVHPFLRQSNWMHRNLILAGNFNMTNVKELFENLVELGQHPKEMADTVTVMEKIGHFLDKEVMQLYQDCKTEGYSKREASPVIADRLDIAKILGRSAKNLDGGYAMAGLLGHGDAFVFRDPAGIRPAYFYQDDEVVVVASERPVIQTVFNVPFESVQEIDPGNALIIKKSGKVSMEQILEPTVKKACSFERIYFSRGSDAEIYQERKNLGKLILPAVLDSIDSDTDNTVFSYIPNTAETSFYGLVEAAQDFLNQRKNNYILANRNTLTAETLQELLAVKIRTEKVAIKDAKLRTFITEDSSRDDLVAHVYDVTYGVIKPTDNLVIIDDSIVRGTTLKMSIIKMMDRLKPKRIVIVSSAPQIRYPDCYGIDMAKLEGLVAFRAALALLKERNLYHIVDEVYAKCKAQENYIDSDVVNYVTAIYDQFTPEEISDKIAEMLSSPEINAEVKIIFQKVEDLHIACPKNLGDWYFTGDYPTPGGNRVVNRAFMNFYEGKDARAY; encoded by the coding sequence ATGAGCGACGCTTTAAAACACGAATGTGGTATAGCCTTAGTTAGACTTCTTAAACCGCTTGAATATTATAAAGAAAAATACGGAACTGCTTTTTACGGGATACAAAAAATGTACCTGATGATGGAGAAGCAACATAACCGTGGGCAGGACGGAGCAGGTTTTGCCAGCATTAAATTAGACGTTGAACCTGGACAACGCTACATTAGCAGAGTTCGTTCAAATCATTCGCAGCCAATACAAGATGTTTTTAAACAAATCAACGAAAGAATCAGTGAAGAGCTAAAAGCAAAGCCAGAAATTGGTGACGATGTTCAAAAAATAAAATCTGAAATTCCTTATGTAGGCGAATTGTTTTTAGGACACGTTCGTTACGGTACTTTCGGAAAAAACAGCATCGAAAGTGTACACCCATTTTTACGTCAGAGTAACTGGATGCACCGTAACTTAATTTTGGCAGGAAACTTTAACATGACAAATGTTAAGGAACTTTTTGAAAATTTAGTTGAGCTAGGACAGCACCCAAAAGAAATGGCGGATACTGTTACCGTTATGGAAAAAATTGGTCACTTCTTAGACAAAGAAGTAATGCAATTGTACCAGGACTGCAAAACCGAAGGTTATTCTAAAAGAGAAGCTTCTCCGGTAATTGCAGACCGATTGGACATTGCAAAAATATTAGGCCGTTCTGCTAAAAACTTAGACGGAGGTTACGCAATGGCCGGATTATTAGGTCATGGCGATGCTTTTGTATTTAGAGATCCAGCAGGAATTCGTCCAGCTTACTTTTATCAGGACGACGAAGTTGTCGTTGTAGCTTCTGAAAGACCTGTTATTCAAACGGTATTTAATGTACCTTTTGAAAGTGTTCAGGAAATCGATCCGGGAAATGCTTTAATTATAAAGAAAAGCGGAAAAGTTTCTATGGAACAAATTTTGGAGCCAACCGTTAAGAAAGCTTGCTCTTTTGAAAGAATTTATTTTTCAAGAGGAAGTGATGCCGAAATATACCAGGAACGTAAAAACTTAGGAAAATTAATTTTACCTGCTGTTTTAGATTCAATAGACAGCGATACAGATAATACTGTTTTCTCTTATATCCCGAATACAGCAGAAACTTCATTTTATGGTTTAGTTGAAGCTGCTCAGGATTTCTTAAACCAGAGAAAAAACAATTATATTTTAGCCAATAGAAATACGCTTACAGCCGAAACTTTACAGGAATTATTGGCTGTAAAAATTCGTACTGAAAAAGTTGCGATTAAAGATGCCAAACTTAGAACCTTTATTACTGAGGATAGCAGCCGTGATGATCTTGTTGCACACGTTTACGACGTGACTTACGGAGTGATCAAACCAACAGACAACCTTGTTATCATCGACGACAGTATTGTTCGTGGTACAACGCTTAAAATGAGTATCATAAAAATGATGGATCGTTTAAAACCTAAACGTATCGTAATCGTTTCATCGGCACCACAAATTCGCTATCCTGATTGTTACGGAATTGACATGGCGAAGCTTGAAGGTCTTGTAGCTTTTAGAGCAGCTTTGGCTTTATTAAAAGAAAGAAACCTATATCATATTGTAGACGAAGTTTATGCAAAATGTAAAGCACAGGAAAACTATATTGATAGCGATGTTGTAAATTATGTTACTGCAATCTACGATCAGTTTACTCCTGAAGAAATCTCAGATAAAATTGCCGAGATGTTGAGTTCTCCGGAAATCAATGCCGAAGTAAAAATCATTTTCCAAAAAGTAGAAGATTTGCACATCGCATGTCCGAAAAATTTAGGTGATTGGTACTTTACGGGAGATTATCCTACACCAGGAGGTAATCGTGTCGTAAACAGGGCTTTTATGAATTTTTACGAAGGAAAAGACGCGAGAGCGTATTAA
- a CDS encoding PfkB family carbohydrate kinase, with product MNKLLIVGTVAFDAIETPFGKTDKILGGAATYIGLSASFFNLQSAIVSVVGDDFPQEHLDLLTSRNIDISGIEIVKGGKTFFWSGLYHNDLNSRDTLVTELNVLADFQPKVPQNYKDADVVMLGNLHPLVQSSVLDQMEKKPKLVVLDTMNFWMDCALPELLDVIKRVDVITINDEEARQLSGEYSLVKAANKIQELGPKYVVIKKGEHGALLFHNREVFFAPALPLEDVFDPTGAGDTFAGGFSGFIAQSENISFGNMKNAIIYGSNLASFCVEKFGTERMETLSKAEVAIRLQQFKSLTQFDIEI from the coding sequence ATGAATAAATTATTGATTGTTGGAACGGTTGCTTTCGACGCGATTGAAACTCCTTTCGGAAAAACAGATAAAATATTAGGTGGTGCTGCAACGTACATTGGTTTATCAGCATCGTTTTTTAACTTACAATCGGCCATTGTTTCTGTAGTTGGCGACGATTTTCCTCAAGAACATTTAGATCTTTTAACTTCAAGAAATATTGATATCTCTGGTATCGAAATTGTAAAAGGCGGAAAAACCTTTTTCTGGAGCGGTTTATACCACAACGATCTAAATTCAAGAGACACTCTTGTAACTGAACTTAACGTTTTGGCTGATTTTCAACCAAAAGTTCCTCAAAACTATAAAGATGCCGATGTTGTGATGTTAGGAAACTTACATCCGTTAGTACAAAGTAGTGTTTTGGACCAAATGGAGAAAAAACCAAAATTAGTAGTTTTAGATACTATGAACTTTTGGATGGATTGCGCTTTACCGGAATTACTTGACGTAATTAAACGTGTAGACGTAATTACAATCAATGACGAAGAAGCAAGACAACTTTCAGGCGAATATTCATTAGTAAAAGCAGCTAATAAAATCCAGGAATTGGGACCAAAATATGTGGTGATCAAAAAAGGAGAACACGGAGCACTTTTATTCCATAACAGAGAAGTATTCTTTGCACCGGCTTTACCACTAGAAGATGTTTTTGATCCAACAGGAGCAGGAGACACTTTTGCAGGTGGTTTTTCAGGATTTATTGCACAAAGCGAAAACATCTCGTTTGGCAACATGAAAAATGCAATTATTTACGGATCTAATTTAGCTTCATTTTGTGTAGAGAAATTTGGAACCGAAAGGATGGAAACATTAAGCAAAGCAGAAGTAGCGATTCGATTACAACAATTTAAGTCGTTAACTCAGTTTGACATAGAAATATAA
- a CDS encoding RNA polymerase sigma factor — translation MSTISDQHYIDKVLQGETNAFAVLVDRYKDMIFTLALKMIKNREEAEEVAQDTFIKAYNSLSKFKGDSKFSTWIYKVAYNTCLDRLKKNKKEDNNISIDEFSAHLIKTMDNALSALEDKERKQTIQNCLNLLPREENFLLTLFYFEDQSLEEIGKVMNINANNVKVKLFRSRQKLAVILKKQLEPEIIECYERK, via the coding sequence ATGAGTACAATAAGTGATCAACATTATATAGATAAAGTGTTGCAGGGCGAGACCAATGCGTTTGCCGTGCTGGTTGATCGTTATAAAGATATGATCTTTACATTGGCTCTAAAAATGATTAAAAACAGAGAAGAAGCCGAAGAAGTTGCACAAGATACTTTTATTAAAGCGTATAATTCTTTAAGCAAGTTTAAAGGCGATTCTAAATTTTCGACCTGGATTTATAAGGTTGCTTATAATACGTGTTTAGATCGTTTGAAGAAAAATAAAAAAGAAGACAACAATATATCCATAGACGAATTTTCGGCTCATTTAATAAAAACTATGGACAATGCTTTGAGCGCTTTAGAAGACAAAGAACGAAAGCAAACCATTCAGAATTGTTTGAATTTATTACCGAGAGAAGAGAATTTCTTGCTAACTTTATTTTATTTTGAAGATCAGAGTTTAGAAGAAATTGGAAAAGTCATGAATATTAATGCTAATAATGTTAAGGTAAAACTATTTAGAAGCCGACAAAAATTAGCTGTAATTTTGAAAAAGCAATTAGAACCAGAAATAATAGAATGTTATGAAAGAAAATGA
- a CDS encoding DUF6249 domain-containing protein — protein MGAQILVPISLFLMIFGIVYLIYSTRNRERLALIEKGVDASIFLKGRTNGVPAWKILILNTAFLLIGIGLGFFIALFLSTYTAMNSDVVYPATIITMSGVGLLVGFHRAKDLDKQ, from the coding sequence ATGGGAGCACAAATTTTAGTACCAATCAGTCTTTTCTTAATGATCTTCGGAATCGTTTATCTTATTTATTCAACAAGAAACAGAGAACGTTTAGCACTTATAGAAAAAGGAGTCGATGCCAGTATCTTTTTAAAAGGAAGAACCAATGGAGTTCCGGCCTGGAAAATCCTTATTCTGAATACAGCTTTTCTTTTAATAGGTATCGGACTTGGATTTTTTATTGCTTTATTTCTTTCTACTTATACAGCAATGAATTCAGATGTGGTATATCCGGCAACGATTATCACCATGTCTGGAGTAGGTTTGCTGGTAGGATTTCACAGAGCCAAAGATTTAGATAAGCAATAA
- the rnhA gene encoding ribonuclease HI: MNHEVHIYTDGAAKGNPGNGGYGVVMELVGTPHKKEFYEGFRLTTNNRMELLAVIVGLEKLKNPNMKVLVVSDSKYVIDSVVKKWVFGWEKKNYTGKKNPDLWKRFLIIYRKHQVDFKWIKGHNNHPQNERCDELAVMAAMQKNLSVDVYYETIGSKS; the protein is encoded by the coding sequence ATGAATCACGAAGTACATATATATACTGATGGCGCTGCAAAAGGAAATCCCGGAAACGGAGGATATGGCGTAGTGATGGAATTGGTGGGAACGCCACATAAAAAAGAATTCTATGAAGGTTTCCGTTTGACTACTAATAACCGAATGGAGCTTCTGGCTGTAATTGTAGGTCTCGAAAAACTAAAAAACCCAAATATGAAGGTTTTGGTGGTTTCAGATTCTAAATACGTGATTGATTCTGTAGTGAAAAAATGGGTTTTTGGCTGGGAGAAAAAAAACTATACCGGCAAAAAAAATCCTGATTTATGGAAACGGTTTTTAATTATTTACCGCAAACATCAGGTCGATTTTAAATGGATTAAAGGTCATAACAATCACCCACAAAACGAACGCTGCGACGAATTGGCTGTTATGGCGGCTATGCAAAAGAACCTTTCGGTTGATGTTTATTACGAAACCATCGGCTCAAAATCATAA